The following are encoded together in the Oncorhynchus gorbuscha isolate QuinsamMale2020 ecotype Even-year linkage group LG03, OgorEven_v1.0, whole genome shotgun sequence genome:
- the cass4 gene encoding cas scaffolding protein family member 4 isoform X2 — translation MENLLAKALYDNIAECSDELGFRKGDVVTVLQQDVEGSCGWWMCFLSGRQGLAPANRLQLLPLAPPQTPAQTQGEVPGDGSVDPGSSHDSDSDRPGNLYQIPSMSRHTQSSSPAYECMDRAYKASVSSVFSGCSKGEVYDVPSLVRRASLFPASTTPRHLTQKASVMETSDLERQFDTRSSRRRCSPSPSLDYVYAAPPTVVPDPSYDIPIPSSVPPSIPPASVIQQRLVAGGYNTSPSPQRQPSSYSTLPNPRKSDWIYDVPSSPEKPGGEPGYYTILPSGGQPGYYTHLPFGGQPGYYTTLPSKALSSDRQLHDTLTDRNCSAQSFYDIPKPRSPPQGSKDPPNPPRVLPRPPLYDRPPGQMQMDKEHCVYAVPPREQLSVFVPHRGHHVPLECRGDSGPTYDHPNPQGRLQRGRLGLVAGALGARPGRGDTLLQEEDEESGRMTTSTSDKQRISTASTSSTSSSCDSLALCSSSSPEPQREVCLSQEEACRRLLILQQEVCREVPRLMEFVSSSWRSKDHLEKHLTEIRSAAEGVAGSVTSFLSFALDVKGNARRLTDSNLQARLQRQLSVLEDSGLILQQAVSSLGVAGWPLPLLAQDPAQNHTPDQLDSLVRVTRTIPEDVKRMVSIVNANAKLLFRPSTSTTNNTGISTSQFMKKRTEQGEYSGTDHHDNVQLQEDQKRCVSEPQVCVDGPRRSSESLSQRKPFISDSGDAPRRTSEPQVSLSARMASQSEPQVSLFARMASQSEPQVSLSARMASQSEPQVSLSARMASQSEPQVSLFARMASQSEPQVSLSARMASQSEPQVSLSARMASQSEPQVSLFARMASQSEPQVSLSARMASQSEPQVSLSARMASQSEPQVSDVPSPGKSFNSQVDSPKRQPTLSEHCRLYFGALQKAICMFITSLDSQAPEKFISHSKLIIMVGQRLVDTLYREAQKGEAQRREPGSVSGLGPSHSQNQVLLCKCNHMCALLKRLAVATKKAALHYPERQALQEAQDFAKELAQRAQHFRVSLDL, via the exons GGCGAGGTTCCTGGTGATGGTAGTGTTGACCCAGGCAGCAGTCATGACAGTGACTCTGATAGGCCGGGGAACCTCTACCAGATCCCCAGCATGTCCCGACACACCCAGTCCTCCAGCCCCGCCTACGAATGCATGGACCGTGCCTACAAG GCATCTGTCAGCAGTGTGTTCTCTGGCTGTTCCAAGGGAGAGGTGTATGATGTCCCCAGCCTTGTCAGACGAGCCTCTCTATTCCCT GCATCCACAACACCGCGACATTTGACCCAGAAGGCTTCGGTGATGGAaacctctgatctggagagacaATTTGACACCCGGAGCAGTAGGAGGCGCtgcagccccagtcccagcctgGACTAT GTGTATGCTGCTCCACCCACGGTGGTCCCAGACCCCAGCTATGACATCCCTATTCCCTCCTCCgtccccccctccatccctccggcTTCAGTCATCCAGCAGAGGCTAGTGGCCGGAGGCTACAATACCTCACCCAGCCCCCAGAGACAGCCTAGCAGTTACAGCACCCTTCCCAACCCCCGCAAGTCAGACTGGATCTATGATGTACCCAGCTCTCCTGAGAAACCTGGTGGTGAGCCTGGGTACTACACCATTCTGCCATCTGGTGGCCAACCTGgatattacacacacctgccatTTGGTGGCCAGCCTGGGTACTACACCACCCTGCCCTCCAAGGCCCTGAGCTCGGACAGGCAGCTCCACGACACTCTGACAGACCGTAACTGCTCTGCTCAGTCCTTCTATGACATCCCCAAACCTAGATCCCCTCCCCAGGGGTCCAAggacccccccaacccccccaggGTCCTCCCCAGGCCTCCTCTCTACGACAGACCCCCAGGGCAGATGCAGATGGACAAGGAGCACTGTGTGTACGCTGTCCCCCCTCGGGAGCAGCTCTCAGTCTTCGTCCCCCACAGAGGACACCATGTCCCGTTGGAGTGTCGGGGGGACTCTGGTCCTACCTACGACCACCCCAACCCCCAGGGCAGGCTGCAGAGGGGCCGTCTGGGGCTAGTGGCTGGGGCTCTGGGAGCCAGGCCTGGTAGGGGAGACACTCTGTTAcaggaagaggatgaagagagcgGTAGAATGACAACATCAACATCAGACAAACAGAGGATCAGCACAGCCTCCacgtcctccacctcctcctcctgcgaCTCCCTGGCGCTGTGCTCCTCTTCCTCCCCGGAGCCGCAGCGGGAGGTGTGTCTGAGCCAGGAGGAGGCGTGTCGCAGGCTGCTCATCCTACAGCAGGAGGTGTGCAGGGAGGTGCCGCGACTCATGGAATTCGTCTCCTCTAGCTGGAGGAGCAAGGATCACCTGGAAAAGCACCTCACGGAGATCAG GTCTGCAGCAGAGGGTGTGGCGGGGTCGGTGACATCCTTTCTGAGCTTTGCCCTGGATGTGAAAGGTAACGCCCGGCGCCTGACCGACTCCAACCTGCAGGCGCGTCTCCAGCGCCAGCTCTCAGTGTTGGAGGACTCCGGCCTCATCTTGCAGCAGGCCGTCAGCTCCCTGGGCGTCGCCGGCTGGCCCCTCCCTTTGCTGGCCCAGGATCCCGCCCAGAACCACACCCCAGACCAGCTAGACAGCCTCGTCAGGGTAACCAGGACCATCCCTGAAGATGTCAAGAGAATGGTATCCATCGTCAATGCCAACGCCAAGCTGCTGTTCCGGCCCAGTACCAGTACCACCAATAACACCGGTATCTCTACCAGTCAGTTTatgaagaagagaacagagcagggagaATACTCAGGAACAGATCATCATGACAATgtccagctacag GAGGACCAGAAGCGTTGTGTGTCTGAACCCCAGGTCTGTGTGGACGGCCCTAGGAGATCTTCAGAATCCCTGTCCCAGAGGAAGCCCTTCATCTCTGACTCTGGTGACGCCCCCAGGAGGACCTCTGAGCCCCAG GTCTCCCTGTCTGCTAGGATGGCCTCTCAGTCTGAGCCCCAGGTCTCCCTGTTTGCTAGGATGGCCTCTCAGTCTGAGCCCCAGGTCTCCCTGTCTGCTAGGATGGCCTCTCAGTCTGAGCCCCAGGTCTCCCTGTCTGCTAGGATGGCCTCTCAGTCTGAGCCCCAGGTCTCCCTGTTTGCTAGGATGGCCTCTCAGTCTGAGCCACAGGTCTCCCTGTCTGCTAGGATGGCCTCTCAGTCTGAGCCCCAGGTCTCCCTGTCTGCTAGGATGGCCTCTCAGTCTGAGCCCCAGGTCTCCCTGTTTGCTAGGATGGCCTCTCAGTCTGAGCCCCAGGTCTCCCTGTCTGCTAGGATGGCCTCTCAGTCTGAGCCCCAGGTCTCCCTGTCTGCTAGGATGGCCTCTCAGTCTGAGCCCCAGGTCTCTGATGTCCCTAGCCCTGGGAAGTCCTTTaactcccaggtagacagcccTAAGAGACAGCCCACCCTGTCAGAACATTGCCGGCTATACTTCGGGGCGCTGCAGAAGGCAATTTGTATGTTCATAACCAGCCTGGACAGCCAGGCCCCGGAGAAGTTCATCTCCCACAGCAAGCTGATCATCATGGTAGGCCAGCGACTGGTGGACACGCTGTACCGAGAGGCCCAGAAAGGAGAGGCCCAGAGAAGGGAGCCCGGGTCAGTGTCAGGGTTGGGGCCCAGCCACAGCCAGAACCAGGTTCTGCTGTGTAAGTGCAACCACATGTGTGCCCTGTTAAAACGGCTGGCTGTAGCCACCAAGAAGGCAGCTCTACATTACCCTGAGAGACAGGCTCTGCAGGAGGCCCAGGACTTTGCCAAGGAGCTGGCTCAGAGAGCACAGCACTTCAGGGTCTCCCTGGacctctga
- the cass4 gene encoding cas scaffolding protein family member 4 isoform X1 → MENLLAKALYDNIAECSDELGFRKGDVVTVLQQDVEGSCGWWMCFLSGRQGLAPANRLQLLPLAPPQTPAQTQGEVPGDGSVDPGSSHDSDSDRPGNLYQIPSMSRHTQSSSPAYECMDRAYKASVSSVFSGCSKGEVYDVPSLVRRASLFPASTTPRHLTQKASVMETSDLERQFDTRSSRRRCSPSPSLDYVYAAPPTVVPDPSYDIPIPSSVPPSIPPASVIQQRLVAGGYNTSPSPQRQPSSYSTLPNPRKSDWIYDVPSSPEKPGGEPGYYTILPSGGQPGYYTHLPFGGQPGYYTTLPSKALSSDRQLHDTLTDRNCSAQSFYDIPKPRSPPQGSKDPPNPPRVLPRPPLYDRPPGQMQMDKEHCVYAVPPREQLSVFVPHRGHHVPLECRGDSGPTYDHPNPQGRLQRGRLGLVAGALGARPGRGDTLLQEEDEESGRMTTSTSDKQRISTASTSSTSSSCDSLALCSSSSPEPQREVCLSQEEACRRLLILQQEVCREVPRLMEFVSSSWRSKDHLEKHLTEIRSAAEGVAGSVTSFLSFALDVKGNARRLTDSNLQARLQRQLSVLEDSGLILQQAVSSLGVAGWPLPLLAQDPAQNHTPDQLDSLVRVTRTIPEDVKRMVSIVNANAKLLFRPSTSTTNNTGISTSQFMKKRTEQGEYSGTDHHDNVQLQEDQKRCVSEPQVCVDGPRRSSESLSQRKPFISDSGDAPRRTSEPQVSLSARMASQSEPQVSLSARMASQSEPQVSLFARMASQSEPQVSLSARMASQSEPQVSLSARMASQSEPQVSLFARMASQSEPQVSLSARMASQSEPQVSLSARMASQSEPQVSLFARMASQSEPQVSLSARMASQSEPQVSLSARMASQSEPQVSDVPSPGKSFNSQVDSPKRQPTLSEHCRLYFGALQKAICMFITSLDSQAPEKFISHSKLIIMVGQRLVDTLYREAQKGEAQRREPGSVSGLGPSHSQNQVLLCKCNHMCALLKRLAVATKKAALHYPERQALQEAQDFAKELAQRAQHFRVSLDL, encoded by the exons GGCGAGGTTCCTGGTGATGGTAGTGTTGACCCAGGCAGCAGTCATGACAGTGACTCTGATAGGCCGGGGAACCTCTACCAGATCCCCAGCATGTCCCGACACACCCAGTCCTCCAGCCCCGCCTACGAATGCATGGACCGTGCCTACAAG GCATCTGTCAGCAGTGTGTTCTCTGGCTGTTCCAAGGGAGAGGTGTATGATGTCCCCAGCCTTGTCAGACGAGCCTCTCTATTCCCT GCATCCACAACACCGCGACATTTGACCCAGAAGGCTTCGGTGATGGAaacctctgatctggagagacaATTTGACACCCGGAGCAGTAGGAGGCGCtgcagccccagtcccagcctgGACTAT GTGTATGCTGCTCCACCCACGGTGGTCCCAGACCCCAGCTATGACATCCCTATTCCCTCCTCCgtccccccctccatccctccggcTTCAGTCATCCAGCAGAGGCTAGTGGCCGGAGGCTACAATACCTCACCCAGCCCCCAGAGACAGCCTAGCAGTTACAGCACCCTTCCCAACCCCCGCAAGTCAGACTGGATCTATGATGTACCCAGCTCTCCTGAGAAACCTGGTGGTGAGCCTGGGTACTACACCATTCTGCCATCTGGTGGCCAACCTGgatattacacacacctgccatTTGGTGGCCAGCCTGGGTACTACACCACCCTGCCCTCCAAGGCCCTGAGCTCGGACAGGCAGCTCCACGACACTCTGACAGACCGTAACTGCTCTGCTCAGTCCTTCTATGACATCCCCAAACCTAGATCCCCTCCCCAGGGGTCCAAggacccccccaacccccccaggGTCCTCCCCAGGCCTCCTCTCTACGACAGACCCCCAGGGCAGATGCAGATGGACAAGGAGCACTGTGTGTACGCTGTCCCCCCTCGGGAGCAGCTCTCAGTCTTCGTCCCCCACAGAGGACACCATGTCCCGTTGGAGTGTCGGGGGGACTCTGGTCCTACCTACGACCACCCCAACCCCCAGGGCAGGCTGCAGAGGGGCCGTCTGGGGCTAGTGGCTGGGGCTCTGGGAGCCAGGCCTGGTAGGGGAGACACTCTGTTAcaggaagaggatgaagagagcgGTAGAATGACAACATCAACATCAGACAAACAGAGGATCAGCACAGCCTCCacgtcctccacctcctcctcctgcgaCTCCCTGGCGCTGTGCTCCTCTTCCTCCCCGGAGCCGCAGCGGGAGGTGTGTCTGAGCCAGGAGGAGGCGTGTCGCAGGCTGCTCATCCTACAGCAGGAGGTGTGCAGGGAGGTGCCGCGACTCATGGAATTCGTCTCCTCTAGCTGGAGGAGCAAGGATCACCTGGAAAAGCACCTCACGGAGATCAG GTCTGCAGCAGAGGGTGTGGCGGGGTCGGTGACATCCTTTCTGAGCTTTGCCCTGGATGTGAAAGGTAACGCCCGGCGCCTGACCGACTCCAACCTGCAGGCGCGTCTCCAGCGCCAGCTCTCAGTGTTGGAGGACTCCGGCCTCATCTTGCAGCAGGCCGTCAGCTCCCTGGGCGTCGCCGGCTGGCCCCTCCCTTTGCTGGCCCAGGATCCCGCCCAGAACCACACCCCAGACCAGCTAGACAGCCTCGTCAGGGTAACCAGGACCATCCCTGAAGATGTCAAGAGAATGGTATCCATCGTCAATGCCAACGCCAAGCTGCTGTTCCGGCCCAGTACCAGTACCACCAATAACACCGGTATCTCTACCAGTCAGTTTatgaagaagagaacagagcagggagaATACTCAGGAACAGATCATCATGACAATgtccagctacag GAGGACCAGAAGCGTTGTGTGTCTGAACCCCAGGTCTGTGTGGACGGCCCTAGGAGATCTTCAGAATCCCTGTCCCAGAGGAAGCCCTTCATCTCTGACTCTGGTGACGCCCCCAGGAGGACCTCTGAGCCCCAGGTCTCCCTGTCTGCTAGGATGGCCTCTCAGTCTGAGCCCCAGGTCTCCCTGTCTGCTAGGATGGCCTCTCAGTCTGAGCCCCAGGTCTCCCTGTTTGCTAGGATGGCCTCTCAGTCTGAGCCCCAGGTCTCCCTGTCTGCTAGGATGGCCTCTCAGTCTGAGCCCCAGGTCTCCCTGTCTGCTAGGATGGCCTCTCAGTCTGAGCCCCAGGTCTCCCTGTTTGCTAGGATGGCCTCTCAGTCTGAGCCACAGGTCTCCCTGTCTGCTAGGATGGCCTCTCAGTCTGAGCCCCAGGTCTCCCTGTCTGCTAGGATGGCCTCTCAGTCTGAGCCCCAGGTCTCCCTGTTTGCTAGGATGGCCTCTCAGTCTGAGCCCCAGGTCTCCCTGTCTGCTAGGATGGCCTCTCAGTCTGAGCCCCAGGTCTCCCTGTCTGCTAGGATGGCCTCTCAGTCTGAGCCCCAGGTCTCTGATGTCCCTAGCCCTGGGAAGTCCTTTaactcccaggtagacagcccTAAGAGACAGCCCACCCTGTCAGAACATTGCCGGCTATACTTCGGGGCGCTGCAGAAGGCAATTTGTATGTTCATAACCAGCCTGGACAGCCAGGCCCCGGAGAAGTTCATCTCCCACAGCAAGCTGATCATCATGGTAGGCCAGCGACTGGTGGACACGCTGTACCGAGAGGCCCAGAAAGGAGAGGCCCAGAGAAGGGAGCCCGGGTCAGTGTCAGGGTTGGGGCCCAGCCACAGCCAGAACCAGGTTCTGCTGTGTAAGTGCAACCACATGTGTGCCCTGTTAAAACGGCTGGCTGTAGCCACCAAGAAGGCAGCTCTACATTACCCTGAGAGACAGGCTCTGCAGGAGGCCCAGGACTTTGCCAAGGAGCTGGCTCAGAGAGCACAGCACTTCAGGGTCTCCCTGGacctctga
- the cass4 gene encoding cas scaffolding protein family member 4 isoform X3, with product MENLLAKALYDNIAECSDELGFRKGDVVTVLQQDVEGSCGWWMCFLSGRQGLAPANRLQLLPLAPPQTPAQTQGEVPGDGSVDPGSSHDSDSDRPGNLYQIPSMSRHTQSSSPAYECMDRAYKASVSSVFSGCSKGEVYDVPSLVRRASLFPASTTPRHLTQKASVMETSDLERQFDTRSSRRRCSPSPSLDYVYAAPPTVVPDPSYDIPIPSSVPPSIPPASVIQQRLVAGGYNTSPSPQRQPSSYSTLPNPRKSDWIYDVPSSPEKPGGEPGYYTILPSGGQPGYYTHLPFGGQPGYYTTLPSKALSSDRQLHDTLTDRNCSAQSFYDIPKPRSPPQGSKDPPNPPRVLPRPPLYDRPPGQMQMDKEHCVYAVPPREQLSVFVPHRGHHVPLECRGDSGPTYDHPNPQGRLQRGRLGLVAGALGARPGRGDTLLQEEDEESGRMTTSTSDKQRISTASTSSTSSSCDSLALCSSSSPEPQREVCLSQEEACRRLLILQQEVCREVPRLMEFVSSSWRSKDHLEKHLTEIRSAAEGVAGSVTSFLSFALDVKGNARRLTDSNLQARLQRQLSVLEDSGLILQQAVSSLGVAGWPLPLLAQDPAQNHTPDQLDSLVRVTRTIPEDVKRMVSIVNANAKLLFRPSTSTTNNTGISTSQFMKKRTEQGEYSGTDHHDNVQLQEDQKRCVSEPQVCVDGPRRSSESLSQRKPFISDSGDAPRRTSEPQVSLSARMASQSEPQVSLSARMASQSEPQVSLFARMASQSEPQVSLSARMASQSEPQVSLSARMASQSEPQVSLFARMASQSEPQVSLSARMASQSEPQVSLSARMASQSEPQVSDVPSPGKSFNSQVDSPKRQPTLSEHCRLYFGALQKAICMFITSLDSQAPEKFISHSKLIIMVGQRLVDTLYREAQKGEAQRREPGSVSGLGPSHSQNQVLLCKCNHMCALLKRLAVATKKAALHYPERQALQEAQDFAKELAQRAQHFRVSLDL from the exons GGCGAGGTTCCTGGTGATGGTAGTGTTGACCCAGGCAGCAGTCATGACAGTGACTCTGATAGGCCGGGGAACCTCTACCAGATCCCCAGCATGTCCCGACACACCCAGTCCTCCAGCCCCGCCTACGAATGCATGGACCGTGCCTACAAG GCATCTGTCAGCAGTGTGTTCTCTGGCTGTTCCAAGGGAGAGGTGTATGATGTCCCCAGCCTTGTCAGACGAGCCTCTCTATTCCCT GCATCCACAACACCGCGACATTTGACCCAGAAGGCTTCGGTGATGGAaacctctgatctggagagacaATTTGACACCCGGAGCAGTAGGAGGCGCtgcagccccagtcccagcctgGACTAT GTGTATGCTGCTCCACCCACGGTGGTCCCAGACCCCAGCTATGACATCCCTATTCCCTCCTCCgtccccccctccatccctccggcTTCAGTCATCCAGCAGAGGCTAGTGGCCGGAGGCTACAATACCTCACCCAGCCCCCAGAGACAGCCTAGCAGTTACAGCACCCTTCCCAACCCCCGCAAGTCAGACTGGATCTATGATGTACCCAGCTCTCCTGAGAAACCTGGTGGTGAGCCTGGGTACTACACCATTCTGCCATCTGGTGGCCAACCTGgatattacacacacctgccatTTGGTGGCCAGCCTGGGTACTACACCACCCTGCCCTCCAAGGCCCTGAGCTCGGACAGGCAGCTCCACGACACTCTGACAGACCGTAACTGCTCTGCTCAGTCCTTCTATGACATCCCCAAACCTAGATCCCCTCCCCAGGGGTCCAAggacccccccaacccccccaggGTCCTCCCCAGGCCTCCTCTCTACGACAGACCCCCAGGGCAGATGCAGATGGACAAGGAGCACTGTGTGTACGCTGTCCCCCCTCGGGAGCAGCTCTCAGTCTTCGTCCCCCACAGAGGACACCATGTCCCGTTGGAGTGTCGGGGGGACTCTGGTCCTACCTACGACCACCCCAACCCCCAGGGCAGGCTGCAGAGGGGCCGTCTGGGGCTAGTGGCTGGGGCTCTGGGAGCCAGGCCTGGTAGGGGAGACACTCTGTTAcaggaagaggatgaagagagcgGTAGAATGACAACATCAACATCAGACAAACAGAGGATCAGCACAGCCTCCacgtcctccacctcctcctcctgcgaCTCCCTGGCGCTGTGCTCCTCTTCCTCCCCGGAGCCGCAGCGGGAGGTGTGTCTGAGCCAGGAGGAGGCGTGTCGCAGGCTGCTCATCCTACAGCAGGAGGTGTGCAGGGAGGTGCCGCGACTCATGGAATTCGTCTCCTCTAGCTGGAGGAGCAAGGATCACCTGGAAAAGCACCTCACGGAGATCAG GTCTGCAGCAGAGGGTGTGGCGGGGTCGGTGACATCCTTTCTGAGCTTTGCCCTGGATGTGAAAGGTAACGCCCGGCGCCTGACCGACTCCAACCTGCAGGCGCGTCTCCAGCGCCAGCTCTCAGTGTTGGAGGACTCCGGCCTCATCTTGCAGCAGGCCGTCAGCTCCCTGGGCGTCGCCGGCTGGCCCCTCCCTTTGCTGGCCCAGGATCCCGCCCAGAACCACACCCCAGACCAGCTAGACAGCCTCGTCAGGGTAACCAGGACCATCCCTGAAGATGTCAAGAGAATGGTATCCATCGTCAATGCCAACGCCAAGCTGCTGTTCCGGCCCAGTACCAGTACCACCAATAACACCGGTATCTCTACCAGTCAGTTTatgaagaagagaacagagcagggagaATACTCAGGAACAGATCATCATGACAATgtccagctacag GAGGACCAGAAGCGTTGTGTGTCTGAACCCCAGGTCTGTGTGGACGGCCCTAGGAGATCTTCAGAATCCCTGTCCCAGAGGAAGCCCTTCATCTCTGACTCTGGTGACGCCCCCAGGAGGACCTCTGAGCCCCAG GTCTCCCTGTCTGCTAGGATGGCCTCTCAGTCTGAGCCCCAGGTCTCCCTGTCTGCTAGGATGGCCTCTCAGTCTGAGCCCCAGGTCTCCCTGTTTGCTAGGATGGCCTCTCAGTCTGAGCCACAGGTCTCCCTGTCTGCTAGGATGGCCTCTCAGTCTGAGCCCCAGGTCTCCCTGTCTGCTAGGATGGCCTCTCAGTCTGAGCCCCAGGTCTCCCTGTTTGCTAGGATGGCCTCTCAGTCTGAGCCCCAGGTCTCCCTGTCTGCTAGGATGGCCTCTCAGTCTGAGCCCCAGGTCTCCCTGTCTGCTAGGATGGCCTCTCAGTCTGAGCCCCAGGTCTCTGATGTCCCTAGCCCTGGGAAGTCCTTTaactcccaggtagacagcccTAAGAGACAGCCCACCCTGTCAGAACATTGCCGGCTATACTTCGGGGCGCTGCAGAAGGCAATTTGTATGTTCATAACCAGCCTGGACAGCCAGGCCCCGGAGAAGTTCATCTCCCACAGCAAGCTGATCATCATGGTAGGCCAGCGACTGGTGGACACGCTGTACCGAGAGGCCCAGAAAGGAGAGGCCCAGAGAAGGGAGCCCGGGTCAGTGTCAGGGTTGGGGCCCAGCCACAGCCAGAACCAGGTTCTGCTGTGTAAGTGCAACCACATGTGTGCCCTGTTAAAACGGCTGGCTGTAGCCACCAAGAAGGCAGCTCTACATTACCCTGAGAGACAGGCTCTGCAGGAGGCCCAGGACTTTGCCAAGGAGCTGGCTCAGAGAGCACAGCACTTCAGGGTCTCCCTGGacctctga